The Primulina eburnea isolate SZY01 chromosome 6, ASM2296580v1, whole genome shotgun sequence genome contains a region encoding:
- the LOC140833934 gene encoding mediator of RNA polymerase II transcription subunit 22a-like translates to MNKGAGIGGVAGGGGPTAAASAAAAQKQKALLQRVDADVGNLVENFAYLVNVARVNDAPVQNSQESFMMEMRAARIVQAADSLLKLVSELKQTAIFSGFASLNDHVDQRTDEFNKLAENTNGMLAEIGEEAAASLKELESHYYSSILRSVMGQEL, encoded by the exons ATGAATAAAGGAGCAGGCATAGGAGGCGTCGCTGGTGGCGGTGGACCCACTGCCGCTGCGTCGGCGGCGGCGGCCCAAAAGCAGAAAGCACTTCTTCAAAGGGTGGATGCGGATGTGGGAAATCTTGTTGAGAATTTCGCGTACCTCGTTAACGTGGCTCGG GTTAATGATGCTCCGGTTCAAAATTCTCAAGAATCTTTCATGATGGAGATGCGTGCTGCGAGAATT GTTCAAGCAGCTGACTCTTTGCTTAAGTTGGTGTCCGAATTAAAGCAGACAGCAATATTTTCCGGATTCGCGTCTCTCAACGACCATGTGGACCAGAGAACAGATGAGTTCAATAAACTTGCGGAAAATACAAATGGAATGTTGGCTGAAATTGGAGAGGAGGCAGCAGCTAGCCTTAAGGAGCTTGAATCCCATTACTATTCCTCGATCCTGAGATCCGTCATGGGTCAAGAACTGTGA